In Chelonoidis abingdonii isolate Lonesome George chromosome 9, CheloAbing_2.0, whole genome shotgun sequence, the genomic window GCATAAGCATTTACCAACTCAGACATTAGAATAGCTAAAATACTTCCCTTTGGCAATGTTGAAAAAGTTAGGGGTATTCGACTACTCCTGTCAAAATGAATTCTGCAGAACTGCCCTTAGCATCAGGACTATAAATGTTGATCATAAAATTATGCAGCCCCAGCACGTGACTTCCTCCCGTCACTGATACCTAAAAGCCCACCTGCTCCACAAAGCCACATGCACCAATCTCCACATGCAATTTAACTGGCCGCTACCTGTGCCAGTTTCAACATTACATATGTTGTTAGAGAGGCAGCATGACACTGGGACAGAGAAAGGGATTAGAAGGTTGGGACTTGTAAGTCCCAATCCTGGCTGTACTAATgacttgctgcatgaccttgggcaggtcatttCATTTCTAGggctgttttcccatctgtaagagCGTGGGAGGGACCTTACTGTACCTATCATACAGGGCTGCTGCGCACAGTTcggacagtgctttgaagtgctaCATGATTTACACTTACAAACTATGTTCCACAGGAGATCTCGGAGCATTCTACAAAAAGACAGCTAAGACATaatatccccactttacagacagCAAAACGAGGCCAGTCACCTCACCTCACCCTATttacagtcacacaggaagtcagtgaacAAGCTAAGAATAGACTCCAGGAGTCCTAAGTTCTAAATCGGCTGCTCTATCACAGACACGCCATTGAGCAGGGGCTCCATTTTATGCCTTACTGTGTATTCTAACCATAGACAGGAGTGAGCTTCAATCCACCGTTTCATGCACACTCTCACTGAGGCCATTGCAGATGGGCTTGTCTTCCTCCCAAGCCTAGCTGCGTCACTGCCTGCTGCCCGAGCTGAATCACTGCTCCAGCCAGACCCCCACTGACCATAATGCCTTCGTCCCAAGTGTCCTTCCTTCATCCTCCCACTCAGTCAGTGGAAAGCCCATGTATCTAGGATGCTATATAAACATCTCAGGCATGTGCCTCTGCTGATGTTTGGTATTGATAAACAAATTACTAAGGAGTCTCAGTTTAGTCCCTGAAACTCAGAGGCCTTCCACTTAGTTACCTTAGCACAGTGACACTCCCTCTTCTCACTGGCAGGAACAAGACAGGTTCGGAGACTCTGATGGGCTTGAACTGGAACTTACAGCCAAAGCAGAGGGCAGAGTCGCTGAAGAAAGACACGGAGACGATGGGTCTCTCAAATATGTGGATAGGGTCCACATGGGAGACAATGCAGCCACCAGGCTGGTAGTCGTTGATCACCGCACTGTTCACAAAGCCCTCAGGGATCACCCTGTGCTCCACAAGCTTTCGGATCACCAGGTCATGCACCCATTCCGGGATGGCATCCACCTCCCCCTGAGGGTACAGCCTTTCCTGACCAGGGCctcgcctctgcagctgggacccATATGTGTAGCCCTCCCCAAAGAAATACTTGTTCCGAAGAGGGGCCCTGTCCACCGTATGCTCTTTATAGAGGCCTTTCTCAGCTCTAGATACGACATCCTCAATCCGGGCTTCGATCTTGGCACACTCGTCTGGGCTGAAGAGACGAAGCTGCCGGATGCCACTTTTGACTTTCcgggcctcctcctcctccttctgctgctgctcctcctcgtAGTCACTGGGCTCAGAGTCAGAGTCCTCATGGTACTTGCGTTTTCGCTCCGCAGCAGCAGCGccccccccaactgccccatAGGGGGACTCTGTAGGATCCCGTAGGCTGTTGCCTTTGTAGTTGTCCCGATAAGGCATCATGGACTTCAGCTTCTCTCGCAGGTCTTTGTAGCCACTCCCCGCCATGGTGTGCTCGCAACCCACCTCCTCTATTGATCTCCTCTGTGCACGACTCTTTGGGTTAGAGAGTGCGAAGTGCTGCTGCTATTCATGGCCTCCACCGTCCTGCTGGGATAGTTCCAAAAGGAAGGAGGTACACGGAGTGGATTCTATAGTCAAAACTTCCACATACAGGGGACCCACCCAACTCTCTCCTTTGGTAGGGGTAGGAACCTTTGATACAGGTAGCTCAGCTCCACTCTTCCATAAGAGCCCTGACCCCTTGGAGGGGAGAGGGACGTGCTCTGCTCCAAAACAGGAAGttccccccctttcctttggGTAGCAAAACAAGAGACGTATCTTGTACTGCTATAAACTTGCACGTGCCCCCGCTCTCCTTGCTGacacgcgtgtgtgtgtgtgggggggggggattaggAAGCTCACCTCCGTCTATGCGTGCAGGCTCTTCTCTGGCTACTGCGTAgggcaaaaggggaggaggagacaggcagGCAACACAGGGCCAagcctcccctcttccctcctagGGCCGGGGGAAGCTAGCTCGGTCCCCCCTGCCACTTTCTCgttggcagggaggggctgggtagCTCGGGTCCCCGTGTCTTCCCGGGGCGGGAGCGCGCAGTTCCCCCAGCCGATGCCAAACTCACGGCCGGGCCGGCGTGGGAGCAGGACTCCGCTCTGCGGGGCCACGCGGCCAGCCTCCCTGCAGGCACGGCGAGGCCTCCGGGCCGCCCGCGGGCTGTCAGCTGCTGGGCCCCACGCTCCGCGCTGGGAGCCCGCCGCCCATGGGGCGCTTCCTCAGGCAGTGGCGGAGCCTGGCACATGCCCAGCTGCTGCCCCGGCTCCCGGCAGCCCCCGGGCCGCCACCTCTCTCCCCATCgcagcacaggggctgggggCGGGAGCTCCGACGCGCTCGCAGACGCTGCTCAGACTCCTCGCTACGTCACCAGGAACCAGCCCGACATTATAAATAACTCAGGGGCAGCCTAGAGCGCAGGCCGCGCACTGCGCAGGCGCGGTCACTGCGCCCGCGCCGacggcttcccctccccccaccgcccgaTGGCGGCGCATGCGCACTAGGCCCGTGGCGTCTTTTTGCTGGCGACGCACTTCAGAGCCGCCGCTGCTTGGCAAGGCCACCGGGGCTCTTTGATCGGGGTGGCCCGGAAGGCCGGTGGAGCCGAGTTGGGCTGAGTGTAACTGAGGAAAGTATCGTTCTGTGAGGGCATCACCGATACCTCAACATCGCCCCCTCTTTACGGTACAACCTACCCTGcttcccgctcccccccccctGCTCGATGCTGATTGGCTGTGCTGCCCTGATGAGGCGGGCACAAAAGGAGATATCTAGCTGATTGGTCGTTGTGAGATGGGGTCCTTGTGCACAAGTTGCGTAGAGCTGTGCGGGATGCCGAGGACCCCTCTGAGAGGCGGTGTTGGGGTGCCCTGAGAGGGGCCTGATTAGGTTGGAGGTGAGAGACGCGCCTAGAACCGAGCTCTTTTCCCGATAGCAGGGTGGGCGATGGCGGATAGGTGGGAGCCGTCTGGCGGGGATAGGCAAAAAGAATCAGGCATCAGGCAGGacaccccagccctggagcatctGCTGCGCACCGTGTGGCTGCCACATGGCACTGGCAGTTCTGCCAGGAATAGGGGGGAAAATGATGGGACAGACCATGTACCCCCCCTCCCAGGGCGCAGGGGATAGTCATCCACCTTAACACCCCCAGGGCACAAGGAATAGGCATTCACTCCAGGGGATTGGTACCCACCACTGAGGTATGGGTACCAGGTACCAACCCACCCTTGCTCTGGAGACTGAGCATTGCCACGGGCTAGGGGCATGGCCTTTACAATACTAGCCCAGGTCAGGGGAGTCTCTGCACTCCTTCATTCTTCTCTCAGCATTTGTGCATCACACCTGTAGTACATAACTCAGAAGCATCAAGTCCTTTGGAGTAGCAAAGAACTTGCTTTTAAAGAAGCCCTGGTAGATTCAAGACATCAGCTCATAGCATTGTTATAATCTTGCAGTCCATCTCACAGTGCTTTATCGGGATCATCCATTCAGAGAGTTAGGGGCTGAAGGACATAAACCTTTGTGCCAACATCTGCAGTAATAGTTTTCTTGAGCCCAAGAGTGTGAACTCTGAAGTAGTTACCAAACCCTGTACTAAGTATAGGGAACTAGAATAGAAGAAGGCTGATAAGAATTCTAAATAGTTGTCCACATTGCCCACACGTCCcctggcctgcaccacttccagcagctcccattggcccagagcggtgaaccgcggccagtgggagccacgatcggccagacctgtggacatggcaggcaaacaaactggcctggcccaccaggggatttccctacacaagcagcgtcccaagtttgggaaacactgcagtagAGCATTAAGTGATACAACTGACATCTGTCACCTGTAatttcttccatcctctcctgggGGTGagttgtgtgtgcagtggagtatTTTGATGTGGTAGGGTTGCGTTTGGTTTTTAAATGCCCATGCTGCTTTGGTTCCTGGGGGCATTCATTCCACCGTTTTGGGCCAGCCCCCAAGAGCACTCGGTCTCTTGCCACAGATGAGCTATATCCATACAGTAGAAAGTTCAGTGTGCAGGAGAAGCAGCGTTGTCAGTCTAAACACACTTGGGCTCAAGACACTTAGATCATCTAAAGCTTTGTCCCAGAGCTTTAGATGATGTAGGTGTCTTGAGCCCAAGTGTGCAAGTCTTTAGATCCTAAGGGATCTGTCTGCAGTTGAGGAGACCCATGTCACCTGTGCCCCACTTTGTTCATTCCAAGGACTCTCAGTCTCTTCCTTGCAGCCACGTTTCCTTTCAAGAGGCTCTAACTCCTTTAACTCGCCCTCCAAGGAAATGCTGGGCAAAGAGAACTGATGTTTCTTGGTTTTCCTTTTCTCAGAGGGTCTGTCTTTCATGGGATTCTTTTCAGCAAGATTTCTGACCTCTGCCTGTTGCTCCATTTCAGACTGACTCGTCCCAAAGGGGAGAT contains:
- the ALKBH5 gene encoding RNA demethylase ALKBH5, encoding MAGSGYKDLREKLKSMMPYRDNYKGNSLRDPTESPYGAVGGGAAAAERKRKYHEDSDSEPSDYEEEQQQKEEEEARKVKSGIRQLRLFSPDECAKIEARIEDVVSRAEKGLYKEHTVDRAPLRNKYFFGEGYTYGSQLQRRGPGQERLYPQGEVDAIPEWVHDLVIRKLVEHRVIPEGFVNSAVINDYQPGGCIVSHVDPIHIFERPIVSVSFFSDSALCFGCKFQFKPIRVSEPVLFLPVRRGSVTVLSGYAADEITHCIRPQDIKERRAVIILRKTRLDAPRLETKSLSSSVLPPGYTSDRLSGSNRDQILKPKRSHRKADPDAAHRPRILEMDKEENRRSVLLPKHRRRSNFSSENYWRRSYEYTEDYDEEEEDGSPARKVKMRRH